The Juglans microcarpa x Juglans regia isolate MS1-56 chromosome 8S, Jm3101_v1.0, whole genome shotgun sequence genome has a window encoding:
- the LOC121244472 gene encoding alpha-dioxygenase 2-like isoform X1 — protein MHETLPFFQHIMAFSGLFSSPFIHPQLQHFVAKMTLLDSFLFYVVHFVDNLGIWHRLPVLLGVAYLGIRRHLHQRYNLLHVGGTNGRTYDADEFAYRTADGTCNHPSDDTVGSQGTFFGRNMPPSTSRYGLLEPHPTVVATKLLARKEFIDNGDQFNMIACSWIQFMIHDWIDHLEDTEQVEISALDQEISSECPLNSFKFFKTKKVPTGSPHPKIGSLNTRTPWWDGSVIYGNNNEGMKRVRTFKDGKLKISEDGLLQHDEKGIPISGDVRNCWAGFSLLQALFVKEHNAICDMLKVHYPDLVDEQLYRHARLVTSAVIAKIHTIDWTVELLKTDTLLAGMRINWYGLLGKKFKDLFGHILGPILSGLVGLKKPRDHGVPYSLTEEFVSVYRMHSLLPEKFVLRDITSSTSEDKCPPVLEEVPMRKLVGSEGERSLSRIGMEQMLVSMGHQACGAVTLWNYPSWMRNLVAHDINGEDRLDPVDMATMEIYRDRERGVARYNEFRRNLLLIPISKWEDLTDDDDVVDALRELYGDDMEKLDLLVGLHAEKKIRGFAISETAFFIFLLIASRRLEADRFFTTNFNCKTYTEKGLDWVNKTETLKDVIDRHFPEMTRKFMRCSSAFSVWDSMPTPANYIPLYLRSAS, from the exons atgcatgaaactcttcctttctttcagCACATTATGGCATTCTCTGGTCTATTCTCTTCACCCTTCATCCACCCACAACTTCAGCATTTCGTTGCCAAAATGACCCTCCTAGACTCTTTTTTGTTCTAT GTTGTGCATTTCGTGGACAACCTGGGGATATGGCATAGACTTCCGGTACTTCTTGGAGTTGCTTATTTAGGGATCAGAAGACACCTGCACCAACGTTATAATCTGTTGCATGTCGGAGGAACCAATGGCCGGACATATGACGCCGACGAATTCGCCTATCGGACGGCAGACGGAACATGCAATCACCCTAGTGATGACACAGTGGGTAGCCAAGGAACCTTTTTTGGTCGGAACATGCCTCCATCAACTTCACGATATGGG CTGCTAGAGCCTCATCCAACAGTCGTAGCCACAAAGCTTTTGGCGAGGAAAGAATTCATTGACAATGGAGATCAATTTAACATGATAGCCTGCTCATGGATTCAGTTCATGATTCATGACTGGATTGATCATTTGGAGGACACTGAACAG GTGGAAATCAGTGCTCTTGATCAAGAGATTTCAAGCGAGTGCCccttgaattcattcaagtttTTTAAGACCAAAAAAGTTCCCACAGGCTCGCCTCATCCAAAGATTGGCTCTTTGAATACAAGGACTCCATGGTG GGATGGGAGTGTGATATATGGGAATAACAATGAGGGCATGAAAAGGGTGAGAACATTCAAAGATGGAAAGTTGAAGATCTCAGAAGATGGGCTTCTTCAGCATGATGAGAAAGGTATTCCTATCTCAGGCGACGTACGAAATTGCTGGGCTGGCTTTTCTCTTCTACAAGCCTTATTTGTCAAAGAGCACAATGCTATATGTGATATGCTAAAA GTACATTATCCTGATCTGGTTGATGAGCAGCTGTATAGGCATGCCAGATTGGTGACCTCAGCTGTCATTGCTAAAATTCACACCATCGATTGGACTGTTGAACTCTTGAAAACAGATACTCTTCTGGCAGGGATGAGGATCAACTG GTATGGACTTTTGGGGAAGAAGTTTAAGGATTTATTTGGACATATTCTGGGACCAATACTGAGTGGATTAGTTGGTCTTAAGAAGCCGAGAGATCATGGTGTTCCCTATTCATTGACTGAAGAGTTTGTTAGTGTCTACAGAATGCATTCACTTCTACCCGAAAAATTTGTCCTTAGGGACATTACATCTTCAACTTCAGAGGACAAATGCCCTCCTGTACTAGAAGA GGTGCCTATGAGGAAATTGGTGGGTAGTGAAGGAGAGAGAAGCCTATCAAGAATTGGAATGGAACAAATGTTGGTATCAATGGGTCATCAGGCTTGTGGGGCAGTCACATTATGGAACTATCCATCATGGATGAGAAACCTAGTAGCCCATGATATTAATGGTGAAGATAGACTAGATCCAGTTGATATGGCCACCATGGAAA TCtatagagatagagagagaggagttgCTAGGTACAATGAGTTCAGGAGGAACTTACTACTGATTCCTATTAGCAAGTGGGAAGATTTGACAGACGATGATGATGTTGTTGATGCACTCCGTGAGTTGTATGGAGATGATATGGAGAAGCTTGATCTGCTGGTTGGCTTGCATGCAGAGAAGAAGATCAGAGGATTTGCCATAAGTGAGACTGCTTTCTTCATCTTCCTACTAATTGCTTCAAG GAGGCTAGAAGCTGATCGCTTTTTCACAACCAATTTCAACTGCAAGACTTACACAGAGAAAGGTCTAGATTGGGTTAACAAGACTGAGACTTTGAAGGATGTGATCGATCGGCACTTCCCTGAAATGACGAGAAAATTTATGAGGTGTTCCAGTGCTTTCTCAGTGTGGGATTCAATGCCAACTCCGGCTAACTATATACCATTGTACTTACGATCGGCTTCATAA
- the LOC121244472 gene encoding alpha-dioxygenase 2-like isoform X2 translates to MHETLPFFQHIMAFSGLFSSPFIHPQLQHFVAKMTLLDSFLFYVVHFVDNLGIWHRLPVLLGVAYLGIRRHLHQRYNLLHVGGTNGRTYDADEFAYRTADGTCNHPSDDTVGSQGTFFGRNMPPSTSRYGLLEPHPTVVATKLLARKEFIDNGDQFNMIACSWIQFMIHDWIDHLEDTEQVEISALDQEISSECPLNSFKFFKTKKVPTGSPHPKIGSLNTRTPWWDGSVIYGNNNEGMKRVRTFKDGKLKISEDGLLQHDEKGIPISGDVRNCWAGFSLLQALFVKEHNAICDMLKVHYPDLVDEQLYRHARLVTSAVIAKIHTIDWTVELLKTDTLLAGMRINWVPMRKLVGSEGERSLSRIGMEQMLVSMGHQACGAVTLWNYPSWMRNLVAHDINGEDRLDPVDMATMEIYRDRERGVARYNEFRRNLLLIPISKWEDLTDDDDVVDALRELYGDDMEKLDLLVGLHAEKKIRGFAISETAFFIFLLIASRRLEADRFFTTNFNCKTYTEKGLDWVNKTETLKDVIDRHFPEMTRKFMRCSSAFSVWDSMPTPANYIPLYLRSAS, encoded by the exons atgcatgaaactcttcctttctttcagCACATTATGGCATTCTCTGGTCTATTCTCTTCACCCTTCATCCACCCACAACTTCAGCATTTCGTTGCCAAAATGACCCTCCTAGACTCTTTTTTGTTCTAT GTTGTGCATTTCGTGGACAACCTGGGGATATGGCATAGACTTCCGGTACTTCTTGGAGTTGCTTATTTAGGGATCAGAAGACACCTGCACCAACGTTATAATCTGTTGCATGTCGGAGGAACCAATGGCCGGACATATGACGCCGACGAATTCGCCTATCGGACGGCAGACGGAACATGCAATCACCCTAGTGATGACACAGTGGGTAGCCAAGGAACCTTTTTTGGTCGGAACATGCCTCCATCAACTTCACGATATGGG CTGCTAGAGCCTCATCCAACAGTCGTAGCCACAAAGCTTTTGGCGAGGAAAGAATTCATTGACAATGGAGATCAATTTAACATGATAGCCTGCTCATGGATTCAGTTCATGATTCATGACTGGATTGATCATTTGGAGGACACTGAACAG GTGGAAATCAGTGCTCTTGATCAAGAGATTTCAAGCGAGTGCCccttgaattcattcaagtttTTTAAGACCAAAAAAGTTCCCACAGGCTCGCCTCATCCAAAGATTGGCTCTTTGAATACAAGGACTCCATGGTG GGATGGGAGTGTGATATATGGGAATAACAATGAGGGCATGAAAAGGGTGAGAACATTCAAAGATGGAAAGTTGAAGATCTCAGAAGATGGGCTTCTTCAGCATGATGAGAAAGGTATTCCTATCTCAGGCGACGTACGAAATTGCTGGGCTGGCTTTTCTCTTCTACAAGCCTTATTTGTCAAAGAGCACAATGCTATATGTGATATGCTAAAA GTACATTATCCTGATCTGGTTGATGAGCAGCTGTATAGGCATGCCAGATTGGTGACCTCAGCTGTCATTGCTAAAATTCACACCATCGATTGGACTGTTGAACTCTTGAAAACAGATACTCTTCTGGCAGGGATGAGGATCAACTG GGTGCCTATGAGGAAATTGGTGGGTAGTGAAGGAGAGAGAAGCCTATCAAGAATTGGAATGGAACAAATGTTGGTATCAATGGGTCATCAGGCTTGTGGGGCAGTCACATTATGGAACTATCCATCATGGATGAGAAACCTAGTAGCCCATGATATTAATGGTGAAGATAGACTAGATCCAGTTGATATGGCCACCATGGAAA TCtatagagatagagagagaggagttgCTAGGTACAATGAGTTCAGGAGGAACTTACTACTGATTCCTATTAGCAAGTGGGAAGATTTGACAGACGATGATGATGTTGTTGATGCACTCCGTGAGTTGTATGGAGATGATATGGAGAAGCTTGATCTGCTGGTTGGCTTGCATGCAGAGAAGAAGATCAGAGGATTTGCCATAAGTGAGACTGCTTTCTTCATCTTCCTACTAATTGCTTCAAG GAGGCTAGAAGCTGATCGCTTTTTCACAACCAATTTCAACTGCAAGACTTACACAGAGAAAGGTCTAGATTGGGTTAACAAGACTGAGACTTTGAAGGATGTGATCGATCGGCACTTCCCTGAAATGACGAGAAAATTTATGAGGTGTTCCAGTGCTTTCTCAGTGTGGGATTCAATGCCAACTCCGGCTAACTATATACCATTGTACTTACGATCGGCTTCATAA